ATCGAAAGCACGCGAAGATTTGGACACGAGGGGGGCCGGCGGAAATGCAACCCCTCCGCGCCCCGAGGGCTCCCCCGCGTCCCAACGTCGAGCGTGTCGGGCGCATCGAGCGCCGCGAGCTGGCGACCGTCGAGCGCGGCGAGCGTGGCGAGTCGGAGCCGATCGCAAAATGGCCAAATGACCGCCGCATCCGGCATCATGCTGCGATGGACGCGTCCGCCTCGCGTGGCGCGACGTCGACACGGCGCAGGCGACGAGCACGAGGTACGGGGTGCGATTGGAGCGGCAATTCAAGGGGGGAGCGCGCCCGAGCGTCGAGCGCGGGCCGGTGGAATCGTGGCCCCGACAGACGGCCGGCGGAAACGGACCCCTTCACGGGGAAGCCCAATTCACGGGTAAACGCGCGCCCCGCGTGCCCTCGATCGAAGCGTGCTCGCCGCGCTCGTCGTGCGTCCGGTACGTCGAACGCACGCGCGGCGCATCCTTAGTTTCCGCCACTTCGCCCCCCCCCGCATGCGGGGGTGGCGGAAATTCGATGTCGAGCGCGGTCGAGGGCAGCGAGCTTTCGGGAAGATTTCCGCCGCTCGACACCGGTCCGGCCGAGGGCCGGAGCTGCGGGCCCGCGAGCACGAGGGCGCGGCGAGCGCCGCCCGCCTCGATGCCGTGGGCCTCGATGCTCGTCGGGGTCGGTCACGACACACGCCCCTCATGTCCGGCTGCCACGTTTTCGCCGTTGAGCGCAATCCACGGCGCGGGCCCCTCGGGAAGATTCGCCCGCTCGACCGGCCGGCGAGCTGGGGGCACGCGTCAAGTCGAGGGCGGCGAGCACGAGGTCCGGCCGCTCGACGGGCCGAGCGTGAGGCCCAGCTCGCGAGCGACGAGCACGAAGGGGGGTATCACGACGCACCGGCCCCTATCGACCCGAAGCATCTTCGACGTCGAGTGCGACCCCGGCAAGGTGGGGCCGCACTCGACGCCGCGGGCGGCCGACGAGCTGGCGCCGGCCACCTTGCGCGAAATCACATGGCCGGCTTGGCTTGCTTTTCCGACTTCACCTTGTCAACTACCTCCTGGAGCAGCTTGATCTCCTTCGCCGTCATCTGATCCGCGTCATCGTCCTTCAGACGCTGCTCCAGCACCTGAATTGCAGCTCGAAGGGCGAGTTTGCACGAAGCGTGGGTGAAACCAGAACTGACGATGCGATCGCTCATGGGGGACCTCCACTCAAGAAACGGTTGATCGACGTACGGGTGCGAGCCCTGAATTCGTAAAAAACAGGGCTGCACCAAGCCTGGGGAATCGAGCCCAAGATTCGCTCTTCGGCTTGCGACAATGCCGATGGGCGAAGACCACCGAGGGGATCGAGGAAAATGGTATCGCGAGCCTCCGCCCAGTACGGCTCCGCAAGAGGGCCACGGCGGTCTCCGAGCGGGAGAATCCATGCGATTGGGTCGGTGGCATGGAAGGTCACGACCAGCTGCCGCTTCACCGCACGCGAGATCATTCCATGAAGCACGCGGAGATCGCCGATGGGGGTGGGACGATACATCGGTCCGTCATCATGCATCCTGCGAATCAAGCACAATGTGGCGGCGCCGAGATCGGCCACCTGATCCACGATGTGCGCGATGTCCTCAAGCTTCCCGGTCTCGTAAACCGTATTGATGGTGACCGATACTCCGCCCGTGACCAGGCGTTTGATGCGTCGGGCAATGGCCGAAGGTATGCCGTCTCGAGCGAGTGACTTGAAGTGGTACTCATCGATTGAAACGGCGACCGCGCCACAGCACTCCAGGATAGTGCTCCACAGCTCATCGGATGGCTCGAGGGACAGGTTCGTCGACAGGTTGGGGATCATTCCGTGAGCACGCGTCATCCGTAACGCCGACGAAAGCCTGTCGTAGAGCAGCGCTTCGGCCCCCTCGCCGAAGTTCACCTGGACGATGCCGACCTGCGCTGCCTCGGAGAGCCTCGCTTGTAACACGTCGAGATCGAGCGACTCCCCGGTCATCGGATAAGGACAATGGGCACATTTCATGTTGCAGCTCGCGTTGAGCTGCACATGGAGAAAAGTCGGCGCCGCGGGGACGTCCCCCCGCGGGCCATCCGTTCGTTCGATGACCACGCCGCTCTGGCGATCTACGAGGAGCTGCACGTCGCCCCGCGCTCGCACGAGCTCCAGGCGCTCCGCATAACCGTTGGGCATGTCCTCGTTATTCTGCGGCAGATCCCATAAAACCGTGAAGAAGTGCAGCAACCGCAGCCAGTCATCGAGGACCGTGCGTGCATCGCTTTCGCAAAGCACCTCGCGAGCGAACCTCCCCGCTCGTCGGAGCGCGAGCGCCACCTCTGCCGGACGCTCCCTTTCGCGCAGCAAAGCAACAACGGGCTCCACCTGGTAGGCCTCGCGGGCATGCATGAGTTCCAGCTCGAGGAGCCCAATGTCCCGGGTCAGCATCTCACGCCAGAAGGACTGCAAATCGGGTGCAGAGTCGAGGTTCGCGACGAGCCAGATCTTATCTCCGATCGACTTGAGTTTGAGCAACATGGACAGGCAGGGGCCCGGCACCTGCGTCCTATGCCCGGAAGGAAGCTCCACAGTCCGCCAGTGCACGTCAGAGAAGTGCCAGCCCAGCTCTGCCTCGAAATGACCGAAGATAGGATTGCGCTGCTTCGCGAGAACGGGGGAGCTCAACGCGAGTGACTGGCCCTCGCGACGCCACACCTCGTCGGACAGCTCGCTATAGCCGAGTGGTTCGAGAACATCGTTCGAAAAATCGCGAACATCAATGGTATTCGGGAGGTAAAGGTCGATGTCACGCGGCGTCACGGGAAGCCCCGACAGCGCGGCAGCCATACTTCCAACGACGCAAAACGAAACACCGAAACGCTCAACGGTCTTCGTGAGGAGCTCGTCGACCACGTCCAGCGGGGTGCTCCGTGGATCAAGCATCCACCAACTCAATCACGCCTCCACATGAGCGTCAAGGCAAATTCACGCCGCCGCATATATCGATGCTGCGCGGTCTCCGAAACGCAACGCGACGGAGTCGTCGCCGTCGACCCCCGAGGCAGAGCAGCGCCTGGCCCGCGCGCTCGGCCTTAGGGGTGTCGAGCCCGTCGAGCGGCACTCTTCATTCCGCCACCTCGCGGCCTTGCCGCTGACAGTCCGCGAAATAGCCGCTCGTCTGCAGTCCCGCCGCGCCGCCCTCGGGCAAGATTTCGTCGCCCCGCCGCTCGCGGCGTCGGCGCGAGGCGCCCTTCACGGTGTGCGCCGTCAAGCGCAGGACGCGAGAGGCAGCCGAAATGCAGCGTCGAGCGCGGTCCGGACGCCCCGGCCTCGGGGAAGATTTCGCCGCGGAGATCGCCCGCGCCCGTCGAGCGCGAGCAGGCCTTCCACGTCGCGACCGTCGAGCGCGAGGCGCGCTGGACCGCAGAAACACGCGGTCGAGCGCGGTCCGGGCGCGTCGGCCTCGGGGGAGATTTCGCCGCTCGCCGCCCCCCGCGGCGTCGAGCGCGAGCAGGCCTTCCACGTCGTGGCCGTCGAGCGCGAGGCGCGAGGGGCCGCAGAAACACGCGGTCGAGCGCGGTCCGGACGCCCCGGCCTCGGGGAAGATTTCGCCGCGGAGATCGCCCGCGCCCGTCGAGCGCGAGCAGGCCTTCCACGTCGCGACCGTCGAGCGCGAGGCGCGCTGGACCGCAGAAACACGCGGTCGAGCGCGGTCCGGGCGCGTCGGCCTCGGGGGAGATTTCGCCGCTCGCCGCCCCCCGCGGCGTCGAGCGCGAGCAGGCCTTCCACGTCGTGGCCGTCGAGCGCGAGGCGCGAGGGGCCGCAGAAACACGCGGTCGAGCGCGGTCCGGGCGCGTCGGCCTCGGGGGAGATTTCGCCGCTCGCCGCCCCCCGCGGCGTCGAGCGCGAGCAGACCTTCCACGTCGTGGCCGTCGAGCGCGAGGCGCGAGGGGCCGCAGAAACACGCGGTCGAGCGCGGTCCGGGCGCGCCGGCCTCGGGGGCGATTTCGCCGCGGAGCTCGCCCGCGCCGTCGAGCGTGTCGAGCGTCGAGCCCGGCGGGTGCGTCTGTGCAAACCGTCGCGCGTCCACGTCGAGCGTGCGCGTCGGGCCGCCTGCGTTTCCGCCACCCTACATCCGAGCGCGGCGGAAACGCGGCATCGGGCTCGGTCCAACCTATCGAAAGCACGCGAAGATTTTCGGCGGGAGGGGGCGGCGGAAATGCCACCCCTCCGCGCCCCGAGGGCTCCCCTGCGTCCCAACGTCGAGCGTGTCGGGCGCATCGAGCGCCGCGAACTGGCGACCGTCGAGCGCATCGAGCGTGCCGCGTCGGAGCCGATCGCAATATGGCCGAATGACCGCAACATCCTGCTTCATGCAGCGATAGACGCGTCCGCCTCGCGTGGCGCGACGTCGACACGGCGCATGCGACGAGCACGAGGTACGGCGTACGATTGGAGCGGTATTTCAAGGGCGTAGCGTGCACTGCCGTCGAGCGCCGGACGATGGAACCGTGGCCCCGACAGACGGCCGGCGGAAACGGTCCCCTTCACGGGGAAGCCCAACTCACGGGTAAACACGCGCCCCGCGTGCCCTCGATCGCAGCGTGCTCGCCGCGCTCGTCGTGCGTCCGGTGCGTCGAACGCACGCACGGCGCATCCTTAGTTTCCGCCACTTCGACCCCCCCGCATGCGGGGGTGGCGGAAATTCGATGTCGAGCGCGGTCCGGGCGCGTAGGCCTCGGGGGAGATTTCGCCGCGGACCTCGCCCCGCGCCGTCGAGCGCGAGCAGGCCTTCCACGTCGCGACCGTCGAGCGCGAGGCGCGAGGGGTCGCAGAAACACGCGGTCGAGCGCGGCCCGGGCGCGTCCGCCTCGGGGGAGATTTCGCCGCGGGGCTCGCCCGCGCCATCGAGCGTGTCGAGCGTCGAGCCCGGCGGGGGCGTCCGTGCAAACCCTCGCCCGTCCACGTCGAGCGTGCGCGTCGGGCCGCCTGCGTTTCCGCCACTCTACATCCGAGCGCGGCGGAAACGCGGCATCGAGCGCGGTCCAAGCTATCGAAAGCACGCGAAGATTTCGGCGGGAGGGGGGCCGGCGGAAATGCCACCCCTCCGCGCCCCGAGGGCTCCCCCACGTCCCAACGTCAAGCGTGTCGGGCGCATCGACCGCCGCGAGCTGGCGACCGTCGAGCGCGGCGAGCGTGGCGAGTCGGAGCCGATCGCGAAATGGCCGAATGACCGCAGCATCCGGCATCATGCAGCGATGGACGCGTCCGCCTCGCGTGGCGCGACGTCGACACGGCGCAGGCGACGAGCACGAGGTACGGGGTGCGATTGGAGCGGCAAATCAAGGGGGAGCGCGCCCGAGCGTCGAGCGCCGGCCGGTGGAATCGTCCCCCAGACAGACGGCCGGCGGAAACGGTCCCCTTCACGGGGAGGCCTATTTCACGGGTAAACGCGCGCCCCGCGTGCCCTCGACCGAAGCGTGCCCGCCGCGCTCGTCGTGCGTCCGGTACGCCGAACGCACGCGCGGCGCATCCTTAGTTTCCGCCACCTCGACCCCCCCGCATGCGGGGGTGGCGGAAATTCGATGTCGAGCGCGGTCATGGCCTCAACGCTCTTGAAAGATTTTTTCTCTGGTAAACCAGGGACGGCCATAATGCCATGCTCGAAGGGGGTATCCGTTCGGCAACCCGCATCGTCGGGGTCGAGCGGAGGTCCGGGCCACCTCAGTGGCCTAGCGGCGTGGGCCGCTCACGTAATCAGGTTGACGTCAAAACGGGATGTCTCATAGGAAGACAAGGCGAGCAGCACACGGCAGCTCGCCTGATTCGTGGTTTGCCAGGAGGGGTGCAATGGGTATTCTCGGAGGTCTTCTCTCGGTCGCCGTCCCGGTCGCAAGGATAGCAGGTGAGCTCCTCCCCCAGGTGATCAAGCAGCTTGGGCAGGAAGGCGACCAAACCGGTAACTCGGGCCCCGTCGACCTTGTCGAATACGTTCCCGAAGACAAGGAAAGAAAGTTGTACATCTGCAACACGACCAATCGCTCTGTCACAGTCAGCTACCAGAAGCCTACCATCGTGGAAGGAATCTATGGCATCGAAGGCGAGAGCTTCGACTTACCGCCGCGTCATTCTACGGACGCCACGAAGGACATTCTTGAAAGCTATCCCGAGGGCACCATGAGCGCATCGTATGCCGCTGCGCCGAACTCCGTCGATTCAATCGGCGGCTGGGGCATACGTCAAGGGGTGCTATACTTTCCCGTCCTTGCCGCACTCACGTTCACGGCCTTCGGCGGCAAGGTCATGGTCGTACGGAAGACGATCGATAAACCCGGAAAGCGCGTGGATGCCTGGGGTATCGAGAGCCAGTCCCAGTTGACTTCGCTGTTCTTCAACTACACGACAGAGAAGGGGGCGAGGCTCGATTTCAAAGCGGACCTGCCGAAACCGCCGCAGGTGCCTGGTGGTGGTGCCCCGTACGAGTATACCATTGAGATGGACCAAGAGGGGCAGGCCACAGGCCTCCTCACGAACTTCACCTTTACTGTGCAGGCAGAAAATCAGGAATTCGTGAGGCTACTTGCCGTCCGTCCGCTCATTCCGATCGAGTTTCTACCGGGCCATGTCCAGGCCCGACTTTCGGAAAATCGTCGCATTCCAGGATCTCTGAAGAAGGCCGTGTATTGATCGGGCGTTGGTGGATGGCAATACAAATCGCCAATCAGCTGCCGGGATGCTGAGGAAGGGCGACCATGCGGAACGTGCTCACCACTGCCAGGGTGATGCCTTGCATCGCGGGTGCCATGGACAGGAGCGACGACCCCACGAAGGGGCTACGAGCACCGCCCGCCTCCATGTCTCTCGCAGGGGTCAGTCCGGACGCACCCCCTGCCCCGAGCACGAGGGGGCGGCGAGCGCCCCGGTATCGCATTCGACGCATCGACATCTGCATTGTGATCGACGCCATCAACCGGCCGCCTCTTGGCACGAGTGAGCCGACGGCTCTATGGGTCTATATCGACGCGTTTGAGTTCAGCCGCATGAACATCGTGAAGGGAGGAATCTCATGGTCAAAACTGCAATCGTTTCCTTGGTTCTCGCTGCCATGATCGCCGGAGCGAGCGCTGCCCACGCCCTCGAATGGATAAGGGCGAGCGTCCCCTCCTGCGATAATACCTGCAATGACGCAGGGCTCTCTGCAATCTCCTCGGGCACTTACGTGAACGGGGAAAAGTTCTACGTGTGCTCCGCAAACGCTCATGGAGAGGGATTTCGCGCTGGTTACAACGTACGGCCGTATTGGGCGGATGCGTGTATCGTCGGCTGGGGCGGACGAGAAGAGGGCATTGTTCCGTATTGGTGCCTTTGCGATTGAGCAGTAGGTCAGGAACCGACGGCGCTAAGGACGGCCTCAACGGAAATGCGCAACCGCCACCACGGCTCGTTCGGCTGCCATCGCAGCACCGCGCGGTCCCGCCGCGTCAGCCTCGGGGGAGATTTCGACGCTCGCCGCGCCGTCCGCCTCGATGCCCGAGGCCGACGAGCACGAGGCCGACGTCGAGCGCCGCGCCGCCTCGATGCCCCGGTGTCGGTCGCGACGCATCCGCCCCCCCACGTCGAGCCCGCGGATCTACACGGTCGAGCGCGGTCACGGCCGCGAGACCTCGGGAGAGATTTCGACGCTCGCCGCTCGCCGCGCCGCCTCGATGCCCGAGGCCGACAAGCACGAGGCCGGCGTCGAGCCCGAGGCCGACGAGCTGGGACCGGTGTCCGGCGAGCACGAGGCCGGCGTCGAGCGCCGCGCCTCTCGATGCACCCGCCCCCCACGTCGAGCCCGCGGATTTACGCGGTCGAGCGCGGCCCGGGCGCGTCCGCCTCGGGGGAGATTTCGCCGCGGGGCTCGCCCGCGCCATCGAGCGTGTCGAGCGTCGAGCCCGGCGGGGGCGTCCGTGCAAACCCTCGCCCGTCCACGTCGAGCGTGCGCGTCGGGCCGCCTGCGTTTCCGCCACTCTACATCCGAGCGCGGCGGAAACGCGGCATCGAGCGCGGTCCAAGCTATCGAAAGCACGCGAAGATTTCGGCGGGAGGGGGGCCGGCGGAAATGCCACCCCTCCGCGCCCCGAGGGCTCCCCCACGTCCCAACGTCAAGCGTGTCGGGCGCATCGACCGCCGCGAGCTGGCGACCGTCGAGCGCGGCGAGCGTGGCGAGTCGGAGCCGATCGCGAAATGGCCGAATGACCGCAGCATCCGGCATCATGCAGCGATGGACGCGTCCGCCTCGCGTGGCGCGACGTCGACACGGCGCAGGCGACGAGCACGAGGTACGGGGTGCGATTGGAGCGGCAAATCAAGGGGGAGCGCGCCCGAGCGTCGAGCGCCGGCCGGTGGAATCGTCCCCCAGACAGACGGCCGGCGGAAACGGTCCCCTTCACGGGGAGGCCTATTTCACGGGTAAACGCGCGCCCCGCGTGCCCTCGACCGAAGCGTGCCCGCCGCGCTCGTCGTGCGTCCGGTACGTCGAACGCACGCGCGGCGCATCCTTAGTTTCCGCCACTTCGACCCCCCCGCATGCGGGGGTGGCGGAAATTCGATGTCGAGCGCGGTCCCGACGCGCCGGCCTCGGGGGAGATTTCGCCGCGGAGCTCGCCCCGCGCCGTCGAGCGCGAGCAGGCCTTCCACGTCGCGACCGTCGAGCGCGAGGCGCGAGGGGCCGCAGAAACACACGGTCGAGCGCGGTCCCGACGCGCCGGCCTCGGGGGAGATTTCGCCCCGTCCCGCAGCTCGTCGCGGGCCGGCCGCTCGACATTGAGCGCGTCGAGCCTCGCGGGTGCGTCCGTGCAAACCCTCGCCGCGACCCTGGCATTTCCGCCACGACCCCCCGAGCGAGCGCGGCGGAAACCCGTGTCGAGCGGACCGCAAGCCCACAGAATCACGAAGAGACCTCGGATCGGGGGGGCCGGCGGAAATGGGCACGACCTTCGACCACGAGCGCATCGAGCCCAGCACCGCGGGCCGACAGAAACACGCGGTCGAGCGCGGTCCGGGCGCGTCGGCCTCGGGGGAGATTTCGCCGCGGAGCTCGCCCCGCGCCGTCGAGCGCGAGTGGCCCTTCCTGATCGCGACCGTCGAGCGCGAGGCGCGAGGGGTCGCCGAAACACGCGGTCGAGCGCGGTCCCGCCGCGTCGGCCTCGGGGGAGATTTCGCCGCGGAGACTCGCCCTGCGCCGTCGAGCGCGCCGCCCGGGGTGCGTCCGTGCAAACCCACGCGCGCAAACGTCGAGCGCACGCACGGTGCAACCTTCATTTCCGCCACTTCGACCCCCCCGCAGGTGCCGGTCAAATTTGACCGACCCCCGGTTCGTCTAGGCAAACCTTCCCGCTCCCTTCCGTGACCTCCCCTACCGCCTCACGGGTCGGTCTAGTAATGTCCGTTGCAGGAGCAGATTCCGCTCCTCGTCTTCCGCGATCCCATGTAGGGTCCTTGCCTGAACAGATGAAAGGGCTCTGCCGGCCGATAGCGCGACCGGCAGAGCTTGCGGAACGCCGGACGGGAGACCCGTAGCAGCGCACGACGCGCGCGGAGCATGGGTCGGCCGATCGGGGAAGGCAAGGTCTGCCCATGGGAAACGTGCTCGCCTGGGAGCGGCGGGTCGCGGTCGTGTGTCATCTAGTCGAAGGGGCGAGCGTCAATGCAACGGCGCGGATGACCGGCGTGTCGAAGCCGACGATCCTCTCCCTCCTTCTACAGAGCGGCGAGGGATGCGACCGCATTCACGATCGGCGCGTTCACTCCCTATGCATTAGGGAGGTAGAGCTAGACGAGCTTTGGAGCTTCATTCAGAAGAAGCAGCGGCGCGTCGGGCCTGCCGATCCCCCGCATTGGGGAGACGCGTACGCCTTCCTGGCAATGGCGAGGACGCAGAAGCTCCTGATCGCCTACCGTGTCGGGAAGCGGGACGAGCAGAACACGCGGGCGTTCGTCGCCGATCTCCGGTCACGTCTCGCGGTCGTGCCTGCGATCACCTCGGATGGCTTCACGGCCTACCCTACCGCGGTCGGGGAGAGCTTCGCGATCGATGGGCAGGCCGGCGCGGCGGTCGACTACGTCGTGCTCCTAAAGGAGTTCAATGGGCGCAGGTTCAAGGATGACTCGGTGCGTTATGAACCGCCGCGCGACCCGGTCATGCATAAGCGCGGCGTGTTCGGGGCTCCTGACATCGACAGGGCCTCAACATCGCACATTGAACGCGCGAACCTCACGGTTCGTATGCATATCCGGCGCTTCACGCGCCTATGCAATGGGTACAGCAAGAGCCTCCCGCATCACAAGGCGGCTGTCTCGCTGCACGTCGCCTTTTACAACTTCTGCCGGGTACACGAGACGCTCCGGGTCACCCCGGCCATGGAGGCAGGTCTCACCGATCACGTCTGGACGGTCGACGAGCTGCTCCGTGAGGCCCTAGGC
This DNA window, taken from Polyangium spumosum, encodes the following:
- a CDS encoding radical SAM protein gives rise to the protein MVDELLTKTVERFGVSFCVVGSMAAALSGLPVTPRDIDLYLPNTIDVRDFSNDVLEPLGYSELSDEVWRREGQSLALSSPVLAKQRNPIFGHFEAELGWHFSDVHWRTVELPSGHRTQVPGPCLSMLLKLKSIGDKIWLVANLDSAPDLQSFWREMLTRDIGLLELELMHAREAYQVEPVVALLRERERPAEVALALRRAGRFAREVLCESDARTVLDDWLRLLHFFTVLWDLPQNNEDMPNGYAERLELVRARGDVQLLVDRQSGVVIERTDGPRGDVPAAPTFLHVQLNASCNMKCAHCPYPMTGESLDLDVLQARLSEAAQVGIVQVNFGEGAEALLYDRLSSALRMTRAHGMIPNLSTNLSLEPSDELWSTILECCGAVAVSIDEYHFKSLARDGIPSAIARRIKRLVTGGVSVTINTVYETGKLEDIAHIVDQVADLGAATLCLIRRMHDDGPMYRPTPIGDLRVLHGMISRAVKRQLVVTFHATDPIAWILPLGDRRGPLAEPYWAEARDTIFLDPLGGLRPSALSQAEERILGSIPQAWCSPVFYEFRARTRTSINRFLSGGPP
- a CDS encoding IS1 family transposase, with translation MGNVLAWERRVAVVCHLVEGASVNATARMTGVSKPTILSLLLQSGEGCDRIHDRRVHSLCIREVELDELWSFIQKKQRRVGPADPPHWGDAYAFLAMARTQKLLIAYRVGKRDEQNTRAFVADLRSRLAVVPAITSDGFTAYPTAVGESFAIDGQAGAAVDYVVLLKEFNGRRFKDDSVRYEPPRDPVMHKRGVFGAPDIDRASTSHIERANLTVRMHIRRFTRLCNGYSKSLPHHKAAVSLHVAFYNFCRVHETLRVTPAMEAGLTDHVWTVDELLREALGAPVQEKPKVRPLRLPETGTAKELPGGRGWLRAVPSTGKAGASAGAPTPPRPPEAPAVRAAPAPKRRWVQMDLFGWKPPEK